Proteins co-encoded in one Symmachiella macrocystis genomic window:
- a CDS encoding secondary thiamine-phosphate synthase enzyme YjbQ translates to MKSKTEYLTFNIPARMDFLNITPDVEQIVRGSGVQEGLCLVNAMHITASVFINDDEPGLHHDYKKWLEDLAPFDASPQRYHHNRTGEDNADAHMKRQVMGREVVVAITAGKLDFGPWEQIFYGEFDGRRAKRVLVKVIGE, encoded by the coding sequence ATGAAATCGAAAACCGAATACCTAACCTTCAACATCCCCGCCCGGATGGACTTTCTAAATATCACCCCCGACGTCGAGCAGATCGTGCGGGGCAGCGGGGTGCAGGAGGGGTTGTGTTTGGTGAACGCCATGCACATCACTGCCAGCGTGTTCATCAACGATGACGAACCAGGTCTGCATCACGATTACAAAAAATGGCTGGAAGACCTCGCCCCGTTCGACGCTTCGCCCCAGCGCTACCACCACAACCGTACTGGCGAAGACAACGCCGACGCTCACATGAAACGCCAAGTGATGGGCCGCGAAGTGGTCGTGGCGATCACCGCTGGGAAACTAGACTTTGGCCCGTGGGAGCAGATCTTCTACGGGGAGTTTGATGGGCGGCGGGCGAAGCGGGTGTTGGTGAAGGTGATTGGGGAGTGA
- a CDS encoding PAS domain S-box protein, with translation MSPELSQLFARYQKLQADMGWSNADEERLRHVRGPLAQHIPAIIDRFRNGLGLHLNPDDSARFSLRDIDNLVSALENWLREFCDGPYDLSYVERRFQFGAQHVAFGLDEFQTTSGLSRVRIALIRVLQQCCSDDVDRFVSTVESLTKILDMDFAIIESAYQVEQANLLRHTEARYQSLVESLPLHFFCKDLTGRIVFGNQRCCDLLGITMDEFIGKTDYDLFPKELADKFTADDAKVFSTGETYEDVEENRGLDGETIYVHVLKAPVRDADGNVVGVQGVFWDVSDKKRAEEAAHVSETRFRQLAENIREVFWITSLNGEEMVYVSPAYSEIWALSTDELYQNPRQWMESIHEEDRPRVESAFLGRAVTGVYDEQYRIIRPDGEIRWIRDRGFPVHDEGGNVYRIAGVAEDITRRRKIQEELRHSNDRFRRLVESNIIGIVVTDLNKRIEEANDLFLEMVGYTREDLEAGRIRWKHLTPPEYYDADNRALAELMKNEVCVPWEKEYIRKDGSRIPVLVGVTALSEHWQEAISFIVDMTEQKQVEAELQVALRAADAANRAKGNFLANMSHEIRTPMNAIIGMSELVLDTTLTREQREYLSIVLDSSEALLKLINDILDFSKIEAGKLEIEKVEFGLRDCVGGAMKALAVQAHQNELELVTHVVPGVPERIVGDQSRLRQILVNLIGNAIKFTGAGQVVVRVGTESSTDRKVVLHVAVSDTGEGIPIEKQRHIFGAFEQLDSSISRKFGGTGLGLAISARLVELLGGRIWVESEPGEGTTFHFTASFGTLTNSGISVATGSSDLQGLRMLVVDDNAANLNSIRDTLESWGIQPDLAANGEEAIPLLDQATQSQQPHNLYLVDAHMPGLDGFNLCETIMSQFGRSKPPLIMMLSPGDRSADVARCEQVGATAYLMKPLNQSELLDTILAVMDGTGVDIVVGDLGDHEPTPIRRLNVLLVEDSPYNQKLALGLLQKQEHNVIVANNGREAVEVSKIRDFDLILMDVQMPEMDGLEATRVIRKREEGTGQHVPIIAMTAQAMKGDKEHCLEAGMDAYLAKPVRGRELFAAMESLVGSSSQSAAEPVQTSETAPPANGAPDWSVALENVDQDRELLRDVTAAFVEECPQLEALVESSIASGDGRELSRAAHTIKGGMRMFGAVVPMEVAAEVEATAGEGNLIKAAEIYEGLKPMIANVLRELKAFIVNPDSLGDP, from the coding sequence ATGTCGCCCGAACTTTCGCAACTCTTTGCTCGCTATCAAAAATTGCAAGCCGACATGGGTTGGAGCAATGCCGACGAAGAGCGGCTTCGGCACGTGCGTGGACCATTGGCGCAACACATCCCGGCGATCATTGACCGTTTCCGAAATGGTCTGGGACTGCATTTGAATCCTGACGATTCGGCACGGTTCTCCTTGCGGGACATCGACAATCTCGTCTCCGCGTTGGAAAATTGGTTACGCGAGTTTTGTGACGGGCCTTATGACCTTTCCTATGTTGAGCGGCGGTTTCAATTTGGCGCACAGCATGTCGCATTTGGCTTGGATGAATTCCAGACCACCAGCGGACTGTCGCGCGTCCGCATCGCCCTGATTCGCGTTCTGCAGCAATGCTGCAGCGACGATGTGGACCGATTTGTGTCGACCGTGGAGTCGCTGACCAAAATTCTGGATATGGATTTTGCAATCATCGAGTCCGCCTATCAGGTCGAACAGGCGAATCTGTTGCGGCACACCGAAGCTCGTTATCAGTCGTTGGTGGAAAGTTTGCCGTTGCACTTTTTCTGCAAGGATTTGACCGGCCGCATCGTATTCGGGAATCAGCGCTGTTGTGATTTGCTGGGCATCACGATGGACGAGTTTATAGGCAAAACCGACTACGATCTATTTCCCAAGGAGTTAGCGGACAAATTCACTGCCGATGATGCCAAGGTGTTCAGTACCGGTGAGACTTACGAAGATGTGGAGGAGAACCGCGGACTGGATGGCGAGACGATCTACGTGCATGTTCTCAAAGCTCCGGTCAGGGACGCGGACGGAAATGTCGTCGGCGTGCAGGGGGTTTTTTGGGATGTCTCGGACAAAAAGCGGGCTGAAGAAGCGGCTCATGTCAGTGAAACCCGGTTTCGCCAATTGGCGGAGAATATCCGCGAGGTCTTTTGGATCACGTCGCTCAACGGCGAAGAAATGGTCTATGTCAGCCCGGCCTATTCCGAGATTTGGGCATTGTCCACCGATGAGCTTTATCAAAATCCGCGGCAATGGATGGAATCGATTCATGAAGAGGACCGCCCGCGTGTCGAGTCTGCATTTCTAGGACGGGCGGTGACGGGTGTCTATGACGAACAATACCGCATCATCCGCCCCGACGGAGAAATACGCTGGATTCGGGATCGCGGGTTTCCCGTCCATGATGAAGGTGGAAACGTCTATCGCATTGCCGGTGTGGCGGAGGATATTACCCGCCGCCGAAAAATTCAGGAAGAATTGCGACACAGCAACGACCGCTTTCGCCGGTTGGTGGAGTCGAACATTATTGGCATTGTCGTTACCGACTTGAACAAACGGATCGAAGAGGCCAACGATCTGTTTTTGGAAATGGTCGGATATACCCGCGAAGATTTGGAGGCGGGGCGGATTCGCTGGAAGCATTTGACGCCTCCGGAGTATTATGACGCCGACAATCGCGCGTTGGCGGAATTGATGAAGAATGAGGTCTGCGTTCCCTGGGAAAAGGAATACATTCGCAAAGACGGCAGCCGAATTCCGGTGCTTGTCGGCGTGACGGCACTTTCGGAGCATTGGCAAGAAGCGATTAGCTTTATCGTCGACATGACGGAGCAAAAACAGGTCGAGGCCGAACTCCAGGTTGCGCTGCGCGCAGCGGATGCGGCCAATCGGGCCAAAGGAAATTTCCTGGCCAACATGAGCCACGAAATCCGCACGCCGATGAATGCCATTATCGGCATGTCGGAATTGGTACTCGATACGACGCTCACCCGCGAACAACGGGAATACCTGTCCATCGTTCTGGATTCGTCCGAAGCGTTGTTGAAGCTCATCAACGACATCTTAGATTTTTCAAAAATCGAGGCGGGGAAACTCGAAATCGAAAAGGTGGAGTTCGGTCTGCGGGATTGCGTCGGCGGGGCAATGAAGGCTCTAGCGGTTCAGGCTCACCAAAATGAGTTGGAGTTAGTCACCCATGTCGTTCCCGGCGTGCCGGAACGCATTGTTGGGGACCAATCTCGTTTGCGGCAGATCTTGGTCAATCTGATCGGCAACGCCATAAAATTCACCGGTGCAGGCCAAGTGGTGGTCCGAGTCGGGACCGAATCCAGTACTGATCGAAAGGTCGTCCTCCACGTCGCCGTCAGTGATACAGGAGAAGGCATCCCCATCGAAAAACAAAGGCACATCTTCGGGGCCTTTGAACAGCTAGATAGTTCCATTTCGCGCAAGTTCGGCGGCACAGGACTGGGGTTGGCGATTTCCGCGCGACTGGTGGAACTCCTCGGAGGGCGAATTTGGGTTGAAAGCGAACCGGGAGAGGGAACCACGTTTCATTTCACCGCAAGTTTCGGCACACTGACCAATTCCGGCATTTCGGTTGCCACAGGGAGTTCGGATTTGCAGGGGTTGCGAATGCTGGTCGTTGACGACAACGCCGCCAATCTCAACTCCATACGCGACACCCTAGAAAGCTGGGGAATTCAGCCTGATCTGGCGGCAAATGGCGAAGAGGCAATTCCGTTACTGGACCAGGCCACGCAGTCGCAGCAACCGCACAACTTGTATTTAGTCGATGCCCATATGCCTGGTCTCGATGGATTCAATTTGTGTGAAACCATCATGAGCCAATTCGGCCGAAGCAAACCGCCCCTCATCATGATGCTCAGCCCTGGAGATCGTTCTGCCGATGTCGCACGCTGCGAGCAGGTCGGAGCGACAGCCTATTTGATGAAACCGCTCAATCAATCGGAATTGCTGGATACAATTTTAGCAGTCATGGATGGAACGGGCGTCGACATCGTCGTGGGGGACTTGGGCGATCACGAACCAACCCCCATTCGCCGTTTGAATGTGTTATTGGTCGAGGACAGTCCGTATAACCAAAAACTTGCCTTGGGATTATTACAGAAACAAGAACACAATGTCATTGTGGCAAACAATGGCAGAGAAGCAGTCGAAGTCTCCAAAATTCGCGACTTCGATTTGATTCTCATGGATGTACAAATGCCGGAAATGGATGGATTGGAAGCGACACGTGTCATTCGCAAACGCGAGGAGGGGACCGGGCAGCATGTTCCCATTATCGCCATGACCGCTCAGGCCATGAAAGGGGACAAGGAACATTGTCTTGAGGCCGGTATGGATGCCTATCTCGCGAAACCGGTCCGCGGCCGTGAATTGTTCGCCGCCATGGAATCCCTGGTCGGCTCAAGCTCTCAATCCGCCGCCGAGCCTGTTCAGACGTCAGAAACCGCCCCGCCGGCCAACGGCGCGCCCGACTGGTCGGTGGCGCTGGAAAATGTGGATCAAGATCGAGAACTGTTGCGCGACGTGACTGCCGCGTTCGTTGAGGAATGCCCGCAATTGGAGGCTCTCGTCGAGTCCTCGATCGCTTCGGGCGATGGACGCGAACTCAGCCGCGCCGCGCATACCATCAAAGGCGGCATGCGGATGTTCGGCGCCGTTGTCCCAATGGAAGTCGCCGCCGAGGTGGAAGCCACAGCCGGGGAGGGAAACCTCATCAAGGCGGCGGAAATTTATGAGGGGTTGAAGCCGATGATCGCCAATGTCCTGCGAGAACTGAAGGCTTTCATCGTCAATCCTGATTCGTTGGGCGACCCATAA
- a CDS encoding DNA-3-methyladenine glycosylase I — MPQRCQWAGEDPLMVAYHDEEWGVPLRDDRRLFELLILEGAQAGLSWRTILHKRENYRRLFDGFDPVKIARYRDAKVKKLLADAGIVRNRLKVAATIQNAKSLLALQKSGTSFSEFLWQFVDDKPVRNRWKSLSDIPAKTDVSDAMSKELKARGFKFVGSTICYAFMQAAGMVNDHETSCYRYSQIAAEDRG, encoded by the coding sequence ATGCCCCAACGTTGCCAATGGGCCGGCGAAGATCCGCTCATGGTCGCCTATCACGATGAAGAATGGGGCGTGCCGTTGCGCGATGATCGGCGGTTGTTTGAACTGTTGATTCTCGAAGGAGCGCAGGCTGGGCTGAGTTGGCGGACGATTTTGCATAAACGCGAGAACTATCGCCGCCTGTTCGATGGATTTGATCCGGTGAAAATCGCCCGTTATCGAGACGCCAAGGTCAAGAAGCTGCTGGCCGATGCGGGGATTGTGCGGAATCGGTTGAAGGTGGCAGCGACGATTCAGAATGCGAAGTCATTGCTCGCATTGCAAAAAAGCGGGACCTCGTTTTCCGAGTTTTTGTGGCAATTTGTTGACGACAAACCGGTTCGCAACCGCTGGAAATCGCTGAGTGATATTCCGGCGAAAACCGACGTGTCGGATGCGATGAGCAAAGAATTGAAGGCCCGGGGCTTCAAATTTGTGGGCTCAACGATTTGTTATGCTTTCATGCAGGCGGCGGGGATGGTCAACGACCACGAGACCAGCTGCTACCGATACAGCCAGATCGCAGCCGAAGATCGGGGATGA
- a CDS encoding VOC family protein — protein sequence MTSPTFKLLVIKTHRMQELRRFYESLGCTFVEEQHGRGPLHLATKIGEAIFEIYPLPDETSPVDTTTRLGFDVADLDGVVEKLKTQQSEIVTAAKETSWGKRAVVRDPEGRSVELYQQ from the coding sequence ATGACGTCACCGACTTTCAAACTTCTGGTCATCAAAACCCATCGCATGCAAGAACTGCGACGGTTTTACGAGTCGCTCGGCTGTACGTTCGTCGAGGAACAGCACGGGCGGGGTCCCTTGCACTTGGCGACGAAGATCGGCGAGGCTATTTTTGAAATTTATCCGCTGCCCGATGAAACTTCACCGGTGGACACGACAACCCGCCTGGGGTTTGATGTTGCTGATCTAGACGGAGTCGTCGAAAAACTAAAGACTCAGCAGTCAGAAATCGTCACAGCGGCGAAGGAAACCTCATGGGGAAAACGCGCGGTCGTGCGTGACCCAGAAGGGCGGTCGGTGGAGTTGTATCAACAGTAA
- a CDS encoding transporter, whose product MSSRCKTSLRIWQLTVAVCVCAATGDALLAAGYPQARGQRPGTLAAHFQTRPDSPFAAVQANYQAGGYPCAPQASCAPSTPYTAPETPPQPLSNTAPPAAPQYNFSNAPSGLVPSARTVAANGGYIDPAIVETQLRFRYDSAYGFNRADRAEYFYSTWTVFGGKTPPRDMGPNDNIDAQFFKLYYEQLVMDDVSLFIEAPIILNNPSGVPGPGPNTSGFGDLNAGFKWALWETDTTILTFQLKNYIAVGDPDKWLTSGHASIEPGLLFLTQPADRWTIEAELKDWIPIQGGVNPRNGRDFAGNVLSYGIGAAYAVVDNSSLSVAPVAEFVGWSVLDGQKTDYASSGRLIGPVDASGDTIVNGKFGVRIGFGQDACDPCKQRDSIYIGYGRALTGERWYQDILRAEYRMFF is encoded by the coding sequence ATGAGTTCGCGCTGTAAGACTTCGTTGCGAATTTGGCAATTGACCGTCGCGGTTTGCGTCTGTGCGGCAACCGGCGATGCGTTGTTGGCCGCGGGGTATCCACAGGCGCGAGGACAGCGTCCGGGGACCTTGGCGGCGCATTTTCAAACGCGGCCCGACAGCCCGTTTGCTGCTGTGCAAGCCAACTATCAAGCCGGCGGTTATCCCTGTGCTCCCCAGGCTTCGTGCGCGCCGAGCACTCCTTACACCGCGCCGGAAACGCCGCCGCAACCGCTGAGCAACACCGCTCCACCGGCAGCGCCGCAATACAACTTCAGCAACGCGCCCAGCGGATTGGTTCCCAGTGCGCGGACCGTGGCTGCTAACGGCGGATACATCGACCCGGCGATCGTGGAGACACAACTTCGCTTCCGTTACGACTCGGCTTACGGTTTCAACCGCGCCGACCGCGCTGAATATTTTTATAGCACTTGGACGGTCTTCGGCGGAAAAACACCGCCGCGCGATATGGGGCCGAACGACAATATCGATGCCCAGTTTTTCAAACTGTATTACGAACAACTCGTCATGGACGATGTGTCGTTGTTCATCGAAGCCCCCATCATTTTGAACAACCCTTCGGGCGTGCCCGGTCCCGGCCCCAACACCAGTGGCTTCGGCGACCTCAACGCCGGTTTCAAATGGGCGTTGTGGGAAACCGACACGACGATTTTGACGTTCCAACTGAAAAACTATATCGCCGTCGGCGACCCCGACAAATGGCTCACCTCCGGCCACGCCAGCATCGAACCTGGCTTGCTGTTTTTGACGCAACCGGCCGACCGCTGGACGATTGAAGCAGAACTCAAAGATTGGATTCCGATTCAAGGCGGAGTCAATCCGCGAAACGGTCGCGACTTTGCCGGCAACGTGCTCAGCTACGGAATCGGTGCTGCTTACGCGGTCGTGGACAACTCCAGTTTGAGTGTCGCACCGGTTGCCGAGTTCGTCGGTTGGTCGGTATTGGACGGACAGAAAACCGACTACGCTTCCTCGGGACGCCTCATCGGCCCGGTCGATGCAAGCGGCGACACAATCGTCAACGGCAAGTTCGGCGTCCGCATCGGCTTTGGCCAAGATGCGTGTGATCCGTGCAAGCAACGCGATTCCATCTACATCGGCTACGGCCGCGCTTTGACCGGCGAACGCTGGTACCAAGACATCCTGCGAGCGGAATACCGCATGTTCTTTTAA
- a CDS encoding RNA polymerase sigma factor encodes MTENSTDLVDRWRGGDQDAATQLHQRYGERLVMLARKRLSNKFQGRLDPEDVVQSVFRTMFRRTQAGSFEFQKDDDFWKLMVTITLNKVRNKVRGKKRDPDRERNQFDDTLAAVMCRDPGTLDLVAFTDFLGEIQKRLSPIEQQLLTLRLEGYTQEEIAEQNEVDVRTVRRRLTNIREKVSTMAAESGDIDIV; translated from the coding sequence ATGACGGAAAATAGTACGGACTTGGTCGATCGCTGGCGCGGCGGCGATCAGGATGCAGCAACGCAATTGCATCAACGCTACGGCGAGCGGCTGGTGATGTTGGCTCGTAAACGGCTTTCCAACAAATTCCAGGGGCGTCTCGATCCGGAGGACGTTGTGCAGTCGGTGTTTCGCACAATGTTCCGCCGCACACAGGCAGGTAGTTTTGAATTCCAGAAAGATGATGACTTCTGGAAATTGATGGTCACCATCACGCTGAACAAGGTCCGCAACAAAGTCCGCGGAAAAAAACGGGATCCCGACCGCGAACGGAACCAGTTTGACGACACACTGGCTGCAGTCATGTGCCGTGATCCGGGGACGCTGGACCTCGTGGCATTCACCGACTTTTTGGGAGAAATCCAAAAACGACTTTCGCCGATCGAACAGCAACTGTTGACGTTGCGATTGGAAGGCTACACACAAGAAGAAATCGCCGAGCAGAACGAAGTCGATGTGCGAACGGTCCGCCGACGGTTAACCAACATTCGCGAAAAAGTTTCTACCATGGCGGCCGAATCGGGTGATATTGATATCGTGTAA
- a CDS encoding ATP-binding response regulator — MTSILVVDDSAVDRRLAGGLLEKTSDATIYYAEDGVDALEQIELHIPDMVVTDMQMPNMDGLELVKQVKTLYPLIPVVLMTAQGSEEIAVKALHCGAVSYVPKRKLAQDLTEIINRVTAASQQDRSDTRLARKITSLDTSYVLENDLALVSSLVNHLQKTIIRMGVCGQSERIQVGIAIEEALVNAFYHGNLELEAELREHDHKAFYALAQERTKQSPYQDRRIHVRVQMTRGQAIFTIRDEGPGFDPALLPDPTDAANLEKPGGRGVMLMQAFADEVTYNDKGNEVTLIKSREPEDSVELADDQE; from the coding sequence ATGACAAGCATTTTGGTCGTGGATGACTCGGCGGTCGATCGGCGATTGGCGGGAGGCTTGTTGGAAAAAACATCGGATGCCACGATTTACTATGCCGAGGATGGTGTCGACGCTCTCGAGCAGATCGAATTGCACATCCCCGATATGGTCGTCACCGATATGCAGATGCCCAACATGGACGGCTTGGAACTCGTCAAACAGGTCAAAACGCTCTACCCGCTGATCCCCGTGGTTTTAATGACCGCGCAGGGCAGCGAGGAGATCGCCGTGAAGGCCCTACATTGTGGCGCCGTGAGTTACGTTCCCAAACGGAAGTTAGCGCAGGATTTGACGGAGATCATCAACCGCGTGACGGCCGCCTCACAGCAAGATCGTTCGGACACGCGGCTGGCTCGCAAAATCACGTCCCTCGACACATCGTATGTGCTTGAAAATGATCTGGCACTAGTTTCGTCGTTAGTAAACCATCTGCAAAAAACGATCATCCGCATGGGCGTTTGTGGGCAATCTGAAAGAATTCAAGTTGGGATCGCCATCGAAGAAGCCTTAGTGAACGCATTCTATCACGGCAATTTAGAGCTTGAAGCGGAATTGCGAGAACACGATCACAAGGCGTTTTATGCGCTCGCTCAAGAGCGGACCAAGCAATCCCCTTACCAGGATCGGCGGATTCATGTGCGGGTGCAGATGACGCGCGGCCAAGCCATATTCACCATCCGCGACGAAGGACCCGGCTTCGATCCTGCCTTGCTGCCCGATCCCACCGATGCTGCCAACTTGGAAAAACCGGGCGGACGCGGAGTCATGCTGATGCAGGCCTTCGCCGATGAAGTGACCTACAACGACAAAGGGAACGAAGTCACATTGATCAAGTCCCGCGAACCAGAGGATTCGGTCGAATTGGCCGACGACCAAGAGTAG
- a CDS encoding carbon-nitrogen hydrolase family protein — protein sequence MRDQVRIAAVAVDTLPGDTTANINRLGSWTARAAEQGAELVLFQELSLTGFIPNHPTGNHEQWLRTALSAARRSAQPLNGPAVTQLADIARAKNILIATGMLEDAGNLLYNTHILVGPNGLLGHWRKMHIPMFEMPFYNGGGAPNVIDTPLGRIGANICFDALLPESTRLLAVQNAEIVLFPFAADPPPRTVEGWADWAGTALKARCAENGVFGIACNYVGHVECAGVEQNFPGGGMAVGPRGEVLAGWEGKTDEPGMLIVDLSADDLRAARAEPEYLFRFRRPELYGTLARDN from the coding sequence ATGCGGGACCAAGTACGCATAGCCGCTGTCGCCGTCGATACCCTGCCCGGCGACACAACAGCCAACATCAATCGCCTCGGATCCTGGACCGCCCGCGCTGCGGAACAAGGGGCAGAATTGGTGTTGTTCCAAGAATTGTCGCTGACCGGCTTTATTCCCAACCACCCTACCGGCAACCACGAGCAGTGGCTCCGCACAGCCCTGTCCGCCGCCCGCCGCTCCGCACAACCGTTAAATGGTCCCGCCGTTACCCAACTCGCCGATATCGCCCGCGCAAAAAACATACTCATCGCAACAGGCATGCTCGAGGATGCGGGAAACCTGCTGTACAACACGCACATTCTCGTCGGCCCCAACGGGTTGTTGGGGCATTGGCGGAAGATGCACATCCCCATGTTCGAGATGCCGTTTTATAACGGCGGCGGCGCTCCGAACGTTATCGACACGCCGCTGGGCCGTATCGGCGCCAACATCTGCTTCGACGCGCTGCTCCCCGAATCGACGCGGCTGTTGGCGGTTCAAAATGCGGAGATCGTCCTCTTCCCTTTCGCCGCCGACCCACCACCACGCACTGTCGAGGGCTGGGCCGATTGGGCGGGTACCGCACTCAAAGCCCGCTGCGCAGAAAACGGCGTATTCGGCATCGCCTGCAACTACGTCGGCCATGTGGAGTGCGCCGGGGTGGAACAAAACTTCCCCGGCGGCGGCATGGCGGTCGGTCCCCGTGGCGAAGTGCTAGCCGGCTGGGAGGGAAAAACCGACGAACCTGGAATGCTGATTGTGGATCTCTCTGCTGACGACCTGCGAGCGGCACGGGCGGAGCCGGAGTATTTGTTTCGCTTCCGGCGTCCGGAGTTGTATGGGACATTGGCACGCGATAATTGA